The genome window cacctgccaatgcaggggacatgggtttgagccctggtctgggaagatcccacatgccgcgaagcaactaagcccgtgcgccacgactaccgaatcccgcgcacctagagcccacgctctgcagcaggagaagccaccacagtgagaggcctgcgcactgcaacgaagagcagcccccgctcgctgcaaccagagaaagcccgcgcgcagcaacgatgacccaacacagcccaaaggaaaaaaaaaataggttaattCATGAAATGACCACAAAACAGTATTTACAAAGACAATTCTAGCAAACTTTCATTTGTAAGAATTTTATCTGCCAACGTAATCTTGAGAACTGGACTCCTAAGCAGAAACGTCAACCAAGAAGTCACTGTCCTGTGTAACCCTGActtataaatatcttttcttgGTTGGCTGGGTGCATATCAGTATCTCACCTCCTGAGGGACTGGGAATCAAGTTGCTGAGCGTGTAAAAGTGAGAACCCGACCCTGGACTGTTCTTACTCAGGGAGCGCCCAGCCACCCTGAGAAGTCAACACCCAGGCGGCCGGCTGGCCTgaatcctctctctcttttcttttgttttctttttatttatttatttatgtatttattggccgtgttgggtctttgttgccgcgcgcgggcttcctctagttgcggcgagcgggggcggctcttcgttgcggtatccgggcttctcactgcagtggcttctcttgttgcggagcacgggctctaggcacacgggcttcagtagttgcggcaggcgggctcagtagttgtggctcgtgggctctagagcacaggctcagtagctgtggcgcacgggcttagctgctccgctgcacgtgggacgtcccctgcatcggcaggcggattctcaaccactgcgccaccagggaggcccccttttttttttttaaactagattgCAAGATGGGAGGCAGATCACAGCAAGTAAAAGGTAGGGAGAGAACATAACTCTAGTAAGGCACAACCCAGCAGGCAGAGGAGCGTGGACATTTCTGGCCCCCAAGTGTTGTCCCATTCTCTAATGCACATGTCAGCATGTCCTGCCTCGGGTACCTGTGCAGTCTGGTCAAGAAGAACATGAACTTTGTAGCCCAAGAGCTTGAAGAGGGTGACTAGAGTGCTGTGGTCCACATCCCCTCCAGAGCGGAATTCCAGGTCTTTCTCTCCAGTGAAGTGCACGTTGCTCAGCACCAGTGCCAGGCCACGAGGCCGAGACTGCAACCTataggcctggggaggggaggccgaTTAGACCATGAGCTTCTTGAGGACAGAAACTACGCCTCCCCCACTAGATGAGGcactttaagaaaacaaagacatcacATTCTTCGTCTTAATCCCACCAGGTCAAATATAGAAATACCCACAGAACACATTCAATCAGCAATTATTTTCTGACTAATAAAGGCAGGAAAGAAATGTACATACACAAACTAAGTTCAGATGCCCAGGAAGGGTATCTCATTTCCCAACGTTTTTCCTCTTGCCATTTTGCAAGACTCACCAGCTGGTAGTGCGTTTGATAAAACTCAGGACTGCAAGACTTCACCTGAAGGCCGGGAGGACCATCCCCATGGTCTGGGGAGTGTTCCACTGTATCTGCGGCACAGAGAGCAGAAAAACTAGCATACACTCTACAAAGCAATCCTAGTACTTCATTATAACTTCAGGCACCCTTTTAATAATTACTGGTCTTGCTCACTTCCCTGGTCTGTAAGCTCTATGGGGGCAGAGACCCTGTTTGCTTCTGCTCACCACTGGATCCTCGGCACTTAGCCTGCATATAGTAGCGGATGCTCAACTCAGTCAATGACTGAATGGGgtatatgataaaaacccttgtTCTAATCACTAGGCTACTCAATCAGCAGGGTAGAGGCCCATGATGTAGTCTTTCCTCGTCCTAAAATAACTAAGCTTTACAGAGGAGATAGGCCGATTATGTGCAGGAACCTCCTACCTGCACAAGTTGCTCCAAGGACCAACCACCATTAAAAAACCATCTATGATGGAAGAAAAACAGGCCCAACCCACAGCCCATCTAAACTGTCCTGCTGGTCCCTAACAAATTCACTGAGGAAACTGCTCCAATATGAACGAAAATAGGTTTCACACCCGGGCAAAGTCAGATGCCAGTCAAGGAAACGGAAATCAATCTGCGGGACCCATTTTACGCCATCAATTCTCACCTGGAGACAGGCGGCGCTGCTTGCGGGGGGGACAGGACTCACACACCGGGAAAGGGAGACTCAAGTTGTAGTCGCAGCTCAGCTGTAAGAAAGCAGGACCCACCGTGCCAGGCCTTAGGGAGCTGGTCCAGTCCAAATAGTACAGAAATCTAGTCCCGTTCCCCACTTCACCAGAGTCTCAAAAATGCCTTTCCCACCAGACCAACCCTTCTCAACACACCACATGTCTAGGGCTTCATACCGGTGGGAGTATGTGCTGAAGACCAGCCAGGGTTGTGAGCAACAGGTCCTCCAGGTGACCCTGCTTGGTCTCCCTCAGGGCCACACAGAAGGCATCAAAAGCCTGGGGGCCCCTCTTGGGCAGCAAGTTGAGGAGTTCCACATTCTGGCTGAAACTGCACACCTTGGCCTACAGTACAAGAATAAAACATGGTATCACCGTTTACTTATCCAGAACCAGTAATTCTGTTTCTCCAGATGAGCTTCCTAGTAACAGCATCATCCATCTCATGAActccttttacagaaaaatatgtatgtggGAAGTCCTTCCCCCATTATTCTTGAATTATACGTTTTTTCTGTGAAATGCTCTAGGGTAGAAGAGCATTTTCGTTTCCTTAGTAAAGCACTAAATCTTTTTCACACTTTACTGTGCTCTGTTCCTCTTTCTACCACTAATGTATTTGCttgacttttctcttttgccttcagATACCTGAATGTGCTCCCTCATTTCCAAGGTGATAATGTCCTTCTCCAGGAGGTGTTCTAACAGTTCGCTCAGCAACAGCTGTTTGGCTAGCACCACTCGGTTCTTTCTCAGAGCCTCCTGGTGGTCAGGATGCATGCCATACACTCCCAATATCCTACAGATAAAAGACAGAAAAGCTGTCAGGTACCAGATCTGGCACAGAGGAGTGGAGCGGAAGAGGTGTGGGTAGGAGAAACATAAAGAACAGGACTTACGATAACTAAAATGAGACATATCTTGTTGAACGTGCTTAGAATCATGGGAAGTATTAAGCAGTAACACACTGATCGTGAGGAAATGATATACAATCCTTTATGGAGGATGTTCAACTGAGACCATCTTCTGAGATGAATGGTCTGACGAGGGGAAATATCTATCGTGACAAAAATAATACGCACACAAGTACACATACTCACAAGAAGGAATATTCCTCCGTCTGACGGACCAATTTTCATTAAGGAGTATTCCATAAAACAGTTCACATTATTTATCTAAGCTGCTGACAGTGATACGAGTctaaaataatcctttttttaaaatatataaatttatttattttatttattcatttttggccgtgttgggtcttcgttgccgcgtgcgggctttctctagttgcagcgagcgggagctactctttgctgcagtgcgcgggcttctcactgcggtggcttctctcgttgtggagcacgggctctaggtgcgcgggcttcagtagttgcagcatgcgggctccgtagtcgtggctcgcgggctctagagcgcaggctcaggagttgtggtacacgggcttagctgctccgcggcatgtgggatcttcccggaccagggctcgaacccgtgtcccctgcactggcaggcggattctcaaccactgcgccaacggggaagccctaaaataaccctttgttttaaaataatttaatacaatGGCAAAAACTCAAGCCAATGGACAGCTTCAACATAAAGTAAAtcagacacacacatattttcttgAGCCTACTTTTACCAATTACAACTATGGTTTTTAAAACGGTAAGTTCCTGTGACAAAATAACACTAGAAATGACCAGGATCCTATAAGAACCGAATTAAGTAAAAAGTCTGCCGGAAAGTCACAGTAGATAAATGCCAATGATGAAAACAATCAACATAACCTGAAATCACTCGAAGAGTTAAAGCATGTAAAGGCgaaattattttggtaatttaGTTTACGAGGGATGTCTTCATTTCAAGGATTCCTTAGTTTTGCTATGCGTTTGGAAAGAGTTCAGCTTCTGCTGATGAACTCAAAGAATCCCATTTCTGGGTgagagggagatacaagagggaggagatacggggatatatgtatacgtatagctgattcactctgttataaagcagaaactaacacactactgtaaagcaattatactccaataaagatgttacaaagaatCCCATTTCCAGGGTATAACATCTATGTGCCTAATTTATATAAATCCAGGGTGTGCCAGCCTGCTTAGTCACAGTTTCCAAATACATGACAACAGTAAGGACCTGATGGCAGTTAGAAAGG of Physeter macrocephalus isolate SW-GA chromosome 5, ASM283717v5, whole genome shotgun sequence contains these proteins:
- the CASP2 gene encoding caspase-2 isoform X1, whose amino-acid sequence is MAAPSGGPRSALQQKGLMTADRGRRILGVYGMHPDHQEALRKNRVVLAKQLLLSELLEHLLEKDIITLEMREHIQAKVCSFSQNVELLNLLPKRGPQAFDAFCVALRETKQGHLEDLLLTTLAGLQHILPPLSCDYNLSLPFPVCESCPPRKQRRLSPDTVEHSPDHGDGPPGLQVKSCSPEFYQTHYQLAYRLQSRPRGLALVLSNVHFTGEKDLEFRSGGDVDHSTLVTLFKLLGYKVHVLLDQTAQVPEAGHADMCIREWDNTWGPEMSTLLCLLGCALLELCSLPTFYLL
- the CASP2 gene encoding caspase-2 isoform X2, whose amino-acid sequence is MHPDHQEALRKNRVVLAKQLLLSELLEHLLEKDIITLEMREHIQAKVCSFSQNVELLNLLPKRGPQAFDAFCVALRETKQGHLEDLLLTTLAGLQHILPPLSCDYNLSLPFPVCESCPPRKQRRLSPDTVEHSPDHGDGPPGLQVKSCSPEFYQTHYQLAYRLQSRPRGLALVLSNVHFTGEKDLEFRSGGDVDHSTLVTLFKLLGYKVHVLLDQTAQVPEAGHADMCIREWDNTWGPEMSTLLCLLGCALLELCSLPTFYLL
- the CASP2 gene encoding caspase-2 isoform X3; the encoded protein is MAAPSGGPRSALQQKGLMTADRGRRILGVYGMHPDHQEALRKNRVVLAKQLLLSELLEHLLEKDIITLEMREHIQAKVCSFSQNVELLNLLPKRGPQAFDAFCVALRETKQGHLEDLLLTTLAGLQHILPPLSCDYNLSLPFPVCESCPPRKQRRLSPDTVEHSPDHGDGPPGLQVKSCSPEFYQTHYQLVSLAKWQEEKRWEMRYPSWASELSLCL